The segment GTCAAATATCTGGAGCAGATCATGCTCGTGCTCAAGGGCGCCGGACTGGTTGAAAGCAAACGAGGCCTGGGCGGCGGGTTCCGTCTGCGCCGACCGCCGGAGCAGATCACGGTGGGGCAGGTGCTCCGCCTGCTGGATGGCCCCATCGAGCCCATCTCATGCAGCCGCCATCATCACGATGGCTCTTGCGGAGAAGAGGAGTGTTGCGCGTTTCGCGAGATCTGGCTGAAAGTGACCGACGCGATCACAGAAATTGTGGATCAGGTCACGTTCAGCCATCTGATGCAGCGTACCTTGCAGCTGCAAAAACGACGAACCAGCCGATAAGACCATCAATTATTTTATGACA is part of the bacterium genome and harbors:
- a CDS encoding Rrf2 family transcriptional regulator; the protein is MKITYKGDYALKAILDLCCRHAGGEIVPITDIAHRQNIPVKYLEQIMLVLKGAGLVESKRGLGGGFRLRRPPEQITVGQVLRLLDGPIEPISCSRHHHDGSCGEEECCAFREIWLKVTDAITEIVDQVTFSHLMQRTLQLQKRRTSR